In Deinococcus malanensis, the genomic stretch GGATGTGGAGGCGGACGTTCCTTTTTTTGGAAACAGTGCAGAAGAAGGCCTTGCAATACAAATCCCACCTGGTCGGTTCGCCTGCCGAAGCTCCTGGGGCGTAAGGAATATTGAAGCGCAGAGCCGTACCGAACTCTTACCAACGGCACAGTTAAAAAGCCCGATTGTTCAGCTGTTACGACGCTCTTTCGACACGAAGGTGCGCAAAGAGGCATGTCGGATGCGTTGACGGCTTCCGTCCGTGAGGCCCTGCGCAGGATGAAACGCTGCTGAACGGTGTTCCTGGCTCATAAAGGGAACCTTGGGCCGCGGATTGAGTTCGGGTACGCCCTCCATGCTCGTGCGTGACGTGTGCATTCAGAGATCACGTCTTCGCTGACATGGTGCTGGTGGGGCCATCCCTGGTCTTGTCCAAGGCTGATGTGCGGAGCAGATCTGCTGGACCCACAGTGGTGGCCGGCCCGAGACTCGGGGCTGAATGTCACAATAATGAAAGAGAGATTGGGGGAGGATTAAGAAAAGCTATGTGGGCAGAAGAGTGTCCCACCACATGGCTCCAGGAGGCCACATGCACCTCACTTCCTCTGGTCCCCTCCGCGTCCTGCTGCTGCTATGCACAGCACTCCTGATCCCCCTGTTCTGGCCCGGCCTGATCGACAACCTGCTGAACCGCAACTTCAAAATCGACTACCACCACGACTGGTCGGCCTCCCTGGTCGCCCTGCACGTCGGCAGCGACCTGCTGATCGGGCTCGCTTATACCGTCATCGCGTTCATCCTGGCGCTGATCGTCTACCAGAACCGCACCCACCTGCCGTTTGACTGGGTGGTGCTGGCCTTCGGCCTGTTCATCATCGTGTGTGGCTTCACGCACGTCATGCACGTGCTGGTGCGCATCACGCCCGTGTACTGGCTCGACGCCTACATTCGCGCCATCACGGCCGTCGTGAGTATCGTCACGGCGTGTGCCCTTCCCCCCCTGATCCCTCGGGTCGGCCTGGCGTTGAGGGCGACCGCTGATCTTCGACGCAAGGAGCTGGAACTGCAACAGTCGCTGGCGACCAACCAGGCGCTCCTGGAGATCGTTCAACTGACTGAACGGCAAGATGACCCGCTTGAAATGGCGCAGCAGGTGCTCGTCAAGTTCCGGGACGCCCTCGCCGTTGACTGGCTGGGGCTGGGGGTGCAGGAGGGGGACATGGCCCGCCTGACCACCATCTGGCGTTCGGAGCGGGCCGACGGTGCCCTGTTGCAGGCCGAGCTGGCTCCCGTCGCACGAGGCAGCGGCTTGACCTGGTTGGCCATTGAACAGCAGAGGCCGGTCTATATCGACGACTA encodes the following:
- a CDS encoding GGDEF domain-containing protein, coding for MHLTSSGPLRVLLLLCTALLIPLFWPGLIDNLLNRNFKIDYHHDWSASLVALHVGSDLLIGLAYTVIAFILALIVYQNRTHLPFDWVVLAFGLFIIVCGFTHVMHVLVRITPVYWLDAYIRAITAVVSIVTACALPPLIPRVGLALRATADLRRKELELQQSLATNQALLEIVQLTERQDDPLEMAQQVLVKFRDALAVDWLGLGVQEGDMARLTTIWRSERADGALLQAELAPVARGSGLTWLAIEQQRPVYIDDYSSHPLSIPLYVQGDLSSIALVPLTDLTAGNTIVMIASKVGNNKGWADWEKQLFDAAQLSVNVAMERRTHLRSLERAALTDALTGLGNRRAFEQDLITVHASARRHQHGFGLMVLDLDGLKTINDYLGHEAGDRLLQTFGEVLNRHTRLDDRCYRLGGDEFAVILSHSRVDSGPVLHGWLRALMADVQRRGFSGADVSAGIAFFPDECAGPSELVRLADERMYAVKTQRRTHRVARPAALEVTPPSAPPDPVS